Below is a window of Streptomyces sp. NBC_01429 DNA.
CCCGCCGCCGGGTAGAACCGGAACGGGTTGATGATCGTGCTCGGGGTGGCCGTCTGGGAGGCCAGGGCCGAGAGGAACTTCTGCTGGTTCTTCGTACGGTCCAGGTCGCTGCCCGCGAAGGCGTACCGCGTCCGTACGAAGGCCAGCGCCTGCTCGCCGTTGAGGGTCTGCTCGCCCGCCTGGAAGTCCGCGCCCGACTTCTTGTCCTTGAACGCCTTGGGGATGTCCAGGTCCACCCCGCCGATCGCGTCCACGACATTGGCGAACCCGGCGAAGCCGATCTCCACGTAGTGGTCGATCCGCAGCCCGGTCTTGGCCTCGACGGTGCGCACCAGCAGCGGCGCGCCGTCCTCGGCGAAGGCCGCGTTGAGCTTCTTGTGCGCGGACTGCGCCGGGAAGACCTTGCCGGACTCCGAGCCCTTGAAGGAGGGGATCTGCACATCGGTGTCGCGCGGCAGCGAGATCAGGGTCGGCCCGTTGGACCCCGTGTGCAGGATCATCATCGAGTCGGTCCTGCTGCCCTCGGCGGAGCCCGTGTGGAGCTTCTTCTTCTCCTCGTCGGACATGCCGTCCCGGCTGTCCGTACCGACGATCAGATAGTTCGTGCCCTTGCCCCCGTCCGGGCGGTCGATCACGACCGACAGGTCGACCTCGCGCCGGAGCTTGGAGTCGGCCCAGAAGTACGTGCCGATGGAGACGCCGAGGACGGCCACGACCAGCACCAGCGCGCCGATCTTGATACGGCGGCGCCAGTCGGGCGCCTGCCGGGGCCCGGAGGCGCCCCCGCCGCGCTGCGGGGGTACGCCGTCATAGCCACCGCCGCCGGCCCCGCCGGAGGGGGCGCCGTAGACCTGGCCCGTGTTGTAGCCGTTGTCGTACGCGTCGCCGTACCCGTTGTCCCGGCCGGGGCCGGCGCCCTGGCCGTACCCCGGTGACTGCTGGGGCACTCCGCGGCGCTGTACGTGCGGCATGGAACGCGCGCCCTCGGGCCGCCCGCCCGCGCTGCCGCGCCCGTACCCGTTGCCCTGCTCGCCGTTCCGTCCATCGGGCCAATCATTCATACGGACAGTCTGCCGGGCGAGGCTGTGCTCCATACAGGGAGGTGGGAAATCGGATCGGGGCTGTTGCGAAGCTGATGCAAAGAAGACCGGGCCGTTGCCCGGGCAGAAGCCGTCGGACCCGCGCATAGGGTGGAGGGCATGACAGACCAGGCCCAAAACCCGGATTCCCCGATTCCGGGCAAGCCCACGTCCGCCTCACGGACCACGCTCAGCCACA
It encodes the following:
- a CDS encoding LCP family protein gives rise to the protein MNDWPDGRNGEQGNGYGRGSAGGRPEGARSMPHVQRRGVPQQSPGYGQGAGPGRDNGYGDAYDNGYNTGQVYGAPSGGAGGGGYDGVPPQRGGGASGPRQAPDWRRRIKIGALVLVVAVLGVSIGTYFWADSKLRREVDLSVVIDRPDGGKGTNYLIVGTDSRDGMSDEEKKKLHTGSAEGSRTDSMMILHTGSNGPTLISLPRDTDVQIPSFKGSESGKVFPAQSAHKKLNAAFAEDGAPLLVRTVEAKTGLRIDHYVEIGFAGFANVVDAIGGVDLDIPKAFKDKKSGADFQAGEQTLNGEQALAFVRTRYAFAGSDLDRTKNQQKFLSALASQTATPSTIINPFRFYPAAGAGLDTLVVDKDMSLWSLGSMFFAMKGVTSGDGTSMNMPIAGQSGGNLLWDEAKVKQLVSQLNNDEKVTVTGN